Proteins from a genomic interval of Stenotrophomonas maltophilia R551-3:
- a CDS encoding TonB-dependent receptor plug domain-containing protein, translated as MTRKTSLIAAAVAVALGGSPFVAAAQQAGTAANTLDTVIVTGTRVADRTVAESQSPIDIITPEALQSTGTSELATALSRALPSLNFPRPALTDGTSGVRPAQLRGLSPDQVLVLVDGKRRHTSAMINVNGSIGRGSSAVDINAIPIAAIERVEVLRDGASAQYGSDAIAGVINIVLKGSGSGGSLAVDYGQYSAGDGNKYQLSGDTGVEFGNGRGRVHVAGQISQQDESNRAGPYRGSTPNTGNYPSIGQKTFIVGDPRVDATAASVNASFDFSDHVTGYASALLSNRDITSFAFYRSRNHLNQTALLAQTYPDGFVPEINQYSKDRSLVAGVKGNTDSGWTWDLSLNHGENTLDFHTRNSINYSLGATSPRSFYDGTLKYQQDIFNADLTKSLDWGLAYPVTLSFGGEYRKEKWDQKPGELNSYTGSGAQGFGGFTPTNEVHADRHNYAVYAGLEADLTEKFSAGITGRYEDYSDFGDRFSGKLSARYAFTDKVALRATASSGFRAPSLAQQGYQAVTSQFTNGVFVERGTFPTTSQAAQALGASPLKAETSTSYSLGLVLQPVDRLYITVDAYQIDIDDRIALSSSITTNAATSALLGTLGLPQVTAFSYFTNGLDTRTRGVDFVSSYTVPFSASSLELTAAYSYNDTEVRRVGGTPAVFGTLGLNQSLIGRDEIGRIEDSYPRDKAILSGTWRSDHWELGLAATRYGKFTVRNSATALRDQTYGDAWVVDASASYKPSSNWTLTVGADNLLDKYPDRTEDLQNSTFGMLPYSNYSPFGFNGAYVYGRVKYTW; from the coding sequence ATGACCCGCAAGACCAGCCTGATCGCCGCCGCCGTCGCTGTCGCACTCGGTGGTTCTCCGTTCGTTGCCGCTGCCCAGCAGGCCGGCACCGCAGCCAATACCCTGGACACGGTGATCGTCACCGGTACCCGCGTGGCCGACCGCACGGTGGCCGAGTCGCAGTCGCCGATCGACATCATCACCCCCGAAGCCCTGCAGTCCACCGGCACCAGCGAGCTGGCCACCGCGCTGTCGCGCGCCCTGCCCTCGCTGAACTTCCCGCGCCCTGCCCTGACCGATGGCACCAGCGGCGTGCGCCCGGCGCAGCTGCGCGGCCTGTCGCCGGACCAGGTGCTGGTGCTGGTCGACGGCAAGCGCCGCCACACCTCGGCGATGATCAACGTCAACGGCAGCATCGGCCGTGGCTCGTCGGCCGTGGACATCAATGCGATCCCGATCGCCGCCATCGAGCGCGTGGAAGTGCTGCGTGACGGTGCGTCGGCGCAGTACGGCTCGGACGCCATCGCCGGCGTCATCAACATCGTGCTCAAGGGCAGCGGCAGTGGCGGCAGCCTGGCGGTGGACTACGGCCAGTACTCCGCTGGTGACGGCAACAAGTACCAGCTCTCCGGCGATACCGGCGTCGAGTTCGGCAACGGCCGTGGCCGCGTGCACGTGGCCGGCCAGATCAGCCAGCAGGACGAAAGCAACCGCGCCGGCCCGTATCGCGGCAGCACCCCGAACACCGGCAACTACCCGAGCATCGGCCAGAAGACCTTCATCGTCGGCGACCCGCGCGTGGACGCCACCGCCGCCTCGGTCAACGCCAGCTTCGATTTCAGCGACCACGTGACCGGCTATGCCAGCGCGCTGCTCAGCAACCGCGACATCACCTCGTTCGCGTTCTACCGCTCGCGCAACCATCTGAACCAGACCGCGCTGCTGGCGCAGACCTATCCGGACGGCTTCGTGCCGGAGATCAACCAGTACTCCAAGGACCGCTCGCTGGTGGCCGGGGTCAAGGGCAACACCGACAGCGGCTGGACCTGGGACCTGAGCCTGAACCACGGCGAGAACACCCTCGACTTCCACACCCGCAACAGCATCAACTACAGCCTGGGTGCGACCAGCCCGCGCTCGTTCTACGACGGCACGCTGAAGTACCAGCAGGACATCTTCAACGCCGATCTGACCAAGTCGCTGGACTGGGGCCTGGCCTACCCGGTCACGCTGTCCTTCGGCGGTGAGTACCGCAAGGAAAAGTGGGACCAGAAGCCGGGCGAACTGAACTCTTACACCGGCAGCGGCGCACAGGGCTTCGGTGGCTTCACCCCCACCAATGAAGTGCATGCCGACCGCCACAACTACGCGGTCTATGCGGGCCTGGAAGCGGACCTGACCGAGAAGTTCTCGGCCGGCATCACCGGCCGCTACGAGGACTACTCGGACTTCGGCGACCGCTTCTCCGGCAAGCTGTCGGCACGCTACGCGTTCACCGACAAGGTCGCGCTGCGTGCCACCGCCTCCAGCGGCTTCCGTGCACCGTCGCTGGCGCAGCAGGGCTACCAGGCGGTGACCAGCCAGTTCACCAACGGCGTGTTCGTCGAGCGCGGCACCTTCCCCACCACCAGCCAGGCCGCGCAGGCGCTGGGCGCTTCGCCGCTGAAGGCCGAGACCTCCACCTCCTACAGCCTGGGCCTGGTGCTGCAGCCGGTCGACCGCCTGTACATCACCGTCGACGCCTACCAGATCGACATCGATGACCGCATCGCATTGTCGTCCAGCATCACCACCAACGCCGCCACCAGCGCGCTGCTGGGCACCCTGGGCCTGCCGCAGGTGACCGCGTTCTCGTACTTCACCAATGGCCTGGATACGCGTACCCGTGGCGTCGACTTCGTCTCCAGCTACACGGTGCCGTTCAGCGCCAGCAGCCTGGAACTGACCGCTGCGTACAGCTACAACGACACTGAAGTGCGCCGCGTCGGCGGCACCCCGGCGGTGTTCGGCACGCTGGGCCTGAACCAGTCGCTGATCGGCCGCGATGAAATCGGCCGCATCGAGGACAGCTACCCGCGCGACAAGGCGATCCTGAGCGGCACCTGGCGTTCGGATCACTGGGAGCTGGGCCTGGCGGCGACCCGCTACGGCAAGTTCACCGTGCGCAACTCGGCCACCGCGCTGCGCGACCAGACCTACGGCGACGCCTGGGTGGTGGATGCCTCGGCCAGCTACAAGCCGAGCAGCAACTGGACCCTGACCGTGGGCGCCGACAACCTGCTGGACAAGTACCCGGACCGCACCGAAGACCTGCAGAACTCCACCTTCGGCATGCTGCCGTACAGCAACTACTCGCCGTTCGGCTTCAACGGCGCGTACGTGTACGGCCGGGTCAAGTACACCTGGTAA
- a CDS encoding ABC-F family ATP-binding cassette domain-containing protein codes for MISLRNFALRRGERLLLSNVDLTLHAGYRVGVVGRNGAGKSSLFAAVKGELEADKGDVDLPGKVRIASVAQETPSLPDPALSFVLGGDTEVAAVLAAEAEATAREDWEAVAEAHTKMAELNAYDAEARAGKLLHGLGFPAETHHRAVSSFSGGWRVRLNLARALMMPSDLLLLDEPTNHLDLDAVYWLEQWLLKYPGTLLLISHDREFLDNVATHTLHLHGGGAKLYPGGYTDFERQRAEQLRQQQIAHEKEQAERAHLQSFIDRFKAQASKAAQAQSRMKRLAKLAGTEAVRAEREFRIEFAPPAKLPFSLIRLNHVEAGYGKDAVILHNVGFGLEAGQRIGLLGPNGAGKTTLVKTLVGELAPIVGERMAHPDLKIGYFAQHTVESLHEGQSPMEHFREIAPDAPNQSFRDFLGKWNFPGDRAFEPVDGFSGGERARLALALIAWQQPNVLLLDEPTNHLDLEMREALAEALADFDGAIVMVSHDRHLIGLVCDTFWRVADGVVEPFDGDLDAYAAWLRTRPQAQGTKARMEQVEEPVVVKTAPVAQVVQKKPVNPHKLAAAESKVAELEGALAELDRQLADPANYADATRMAVIGRDRETTAAQLEKAEAAWMELLES; via the coding sequence ATGATCTCCCTTCGTAATTTCGCCTTGCGCCGCGGCGAGCGGCTGCTGTTGTCCAATGTCGACCTGACCCTGCATGCCGGTTACCGGGTGGGTGTGGTCGGCCGCAACGGTGCCGGCAAGTCCAGCCTGTTCGCGGCAGTGAAGGGTGAGCTGGAGGCGGACAAGGGCGACGTCGACCTGCCCGGCAAGGTGCGCATCGCCAGCGTTGCCCAGGAAACCCCGTCGCTGCCGGACCCGGCGCTGAGCTTCGTGCTGGGCGGTGATACCGAAGTGGCCGCCGTGCTGGCCGCCGAGGCCGAGGCCACCGCCCGCGAAGACTGGGAAGCGGTGGCCGAGGCGCACACGAAGATGGCCGAGCTCAATGCCTACGACGCCGAAGCGCGCGCCGGCAAGCTGCTGCACGGCCTCGGTTTCCCGGCAGAGACCCACCACCGCGCGGTGTCCTCGTTCTCCGGCGGCTGGCGCGTGCGCCTGAATCTGGCCCGCGCGCTGATGATGCCCAGCGACCTGCTGCTGCTGGACGAACCGACCAACCACCTGGATCTGGACGCGGTGTACTGGCTGGAGCAGTGGCTGCTGAAGTATCCGGGCACGCTGCTGCTGATCTCGCATGACCGCGAGTTCCTCGACAACGTGGCCACCCACACCCTGCACCTGCACGGTGGCGGCGCCAAGCTCTACCCGGGCGGCTACACCGATTTCGAGCGCCAGCGCGCCGAACAGCTGCGCCAGCAGCAGATCGCGCACGAGAAGGAACAGGCCGAGCGCGCCCACCTGCAGAGCTTCATCGACCGCTTCAAGGCGCAGGCCAGCAAGGCCGCGCAGGCGCAGAGCCGCATGAAGCGCCTGGCCAAGCTGGCCGGCACCGAAGCGGTGCGCGCCGAGCGCGAGTTCCGCATCGAGTTTGCGCCGCCGGCCAAGCTGCCGTTCTCGCTGATCCGCCTGAACCACGTCGAGGCCGGCTACGGCAAGGACGCGGTGATCCTGCACAACGTCGGCTTCGGCCTGGAAGCGGGCCAGCGTATCGGCCTGCTCGGCCCCAACGGTGCCGGTAAGACCACCCTGGTGAAGACCCTGGTGGGTGAACTGGCACCGATCGTCGGCGAGCGCATGGCGCACCCGGACCTGAAGATCGGCTACTTCGCCCAGCACACGGTGGAGTCGCTGCACGAAGGCCAGTCGCCGATGGAGCATTTCCGCGAGATCGCCCCGGACGCACCGAACCAGTCGTTCCGCGATTTCCTCGGCAAGTGGAACTTCCCGGGCGACCGCGCGTTCGAGCCGGTCGATGGCTTCTCCGGCGGCGAGCGCGCGCGCCTGGCGCTGGCGCTGATCGCCTGGCAGCAGCCGAACGTGCTGCTGCTGGACGAACCGACCAACCACCTTGACCTGGAAATGCGCGAAGCACTGGCTGAGGCACTGGCCGATTTCGACGGCGCGATCGTGATGGTGTCGCATGACCGCCATCTGATCGGCCTGGTCTGTGACACCTTCTGGCGCGTGGCCGATGGCGTGGTCGAACCGTTCGACGGCGACCTCGACGCCTACGCCGCCTGGCTGCGGACCCGTCCGCAGGCGCAAGGCACCAAGGCGCGCATGGAACAGGTGGAAGAGCCGGTGGTGGTCAAGACTGCGCCGGTGGCGCAGGTGGTGCAGAAGAAGCCGGTGAATCCGCACAAGCTGGCCGCGGCCGAATCCAAGGTGGCCGAGCTGGAAGGCGCCCTGGCCGAGCTGGACCGGCAGCTGGCCGACCCGGCCAACTACGCCGATGCCACCCGCATGGCGGTGATCGGCCGCGACCGCGAAACCACCGCCGCGCAGCTGGAAAAAGCTGAGGCAGCGTGGATGGAACTGCTGGAGTCCTGA
- the blaL2 gene encoding L2 family extended-spectrum class A beta-lactamase, whose amino-acid sequence MLARRRFLQFSGAAVASSLALPLLARATGKATANVPAEAAITAATDFAALEKACAGRLGVTLLDTASGRRIGHRQDERFPMCSTFKSVLAATVLSQAERRPALLDTRVPVRDADLLSHAPVTRRHAGKDMTVRDLCRATIITSDNTAANLLFGVVGGPPAVTAFLRASGDALSRSDRLEPELNSFAKDDPRDTTTPAAMAATLQRVVLGEVLQPASRQQLADWLIDNETGDACLRAGLGKRWRVGDKTGSNGEDARNDIGVLWPVAGGAPWVLTAYLQAGAISYEQRATVLAQVGRIADRLIG is encoded by the coding sequence ATGCTCGCCCGTCGCCGATTCCTGCAGTTCAGTGGTGCCGCCGTGGCTTCCTCGCTTGCCCTTCCGTTGCTGGCACGTGCGACGGGCAAGGCCACCGCCAACGTGCCCGCCGAAGCTGCGATCACCGCCGCCACCGACTTCGCGGCGCTGGAAAAAGCCTGTGCGGGCCGCCTTGGCGTAACCCTGCTCGATACCGCCAGCGGCCGCCGCATCGGTCATCGCCAGGACGAGCGTTTCCCGATGTGCAGCACGTTCAAGAGCGTGCTGGCCGCCACCGTGCTCAGCCAGGCCGAGCGCAGACCCGCGTTGCTCGACACGCGCGTGCCGGTTCGCGATGCCGATCTTCTCTCGCATGCGCCGGTCACACGTCGCCACGCCGGCAAGGACATGACCGTGCGCGATCTGTGCCGTGCCACGATCATCACCAGCGACAACACCGCCGCCAATCTGCTGTTCGGCGTGGTCGGTGGCCCGCCCGCGGTGACCGCCTTCCTGCGCGCCAGTGGCGATGCGCTCAGCCGCAGCGATCGGCTCGAGCCTGAGCTGAACAGCTTTGCCAAGGATGACCCGCGCGATACCACCACGCCCGCAGCGATGGCCGCGACCCTGCAACGGGTGGTGCTGGGCGAAGTGCTGCAACCGGCCTCGCGGCAGCAGTTGGCCGACTGGCTGATCGACAACGAAACCGGCGATGCCTGCCTGCGCGCGGGCCTGGGCAAGCGCTGGCGGGTCGGCGACAAGACCGGCAGCAATGGCGAAGACGCGCGCAACGATATCGGCGTGCTGTGGCCAGTGGCCGGCGGCGCACCGTGGGTGCTGACCGCCTATCTGCAGGCGGGTGCGATCAGCTATGAACAACGTGCCACGGTGCTGGCGCAGGTCGGGCGGATCGCCGATCGCCTGATCGGTTGA
- the ampR gene encoding LysR family transcriptional regulator AmpR translates to MLHPTLPLNALRAFEAAARHQNFTRAALELCVSQAALSHQIRGLEDRLGIRLFHRLPRGVALTEEGAALYPVLNESFERISASIARYTGGPAREVLTLGVVGTFATGWLLPRLAAFEAAHPDIELRLQTHNNRIDLAGEGLDLAIRFGDGDWQGQACTAILDAPFAPLCAPALARRLKQPRDLGTLPLLRSYRSDEWPRWLQAAGVSGVEARGPVFDSSLTVAMAAVGGAGVALLPLRMFEQELAEGRLLQPFSTTLELGRYWLTRLRSRAEREPAKRFREWLQAQG, encoded by the coding sequence ATGCTGCACCCGACCCTGCCGCTGAACGCCCTGCGTGCCTTCGAGGCGGCCGCACGCCACCAGAACTTCACCCGCGCCGCGCTGGAGCTGTGTGTCAGCCAGGCCGCACTCAGCCACCAGATCCGCGGCCTGGAAGACCGCCTCGGCATCCGTCTGTTCCATCGCCTGCCGCGCGGCGTGGCGCTCACCGAGGAGGGCGCGGCACTGTATCCGGTACTCAACGAATCATTCGAGCGCATCTCGGCCAGCATCGCGCGCTACACCGGTGGCCCGGCCCGTGAAGTACTGACGTTGGGCGTGGTCGGTACCTTCGCCACCGGTTGGCTGCTGCCAAGGCTGGCCGCGTTCGAGGCCGCGCATCCGGATATCGAGCTGCGACTGCAGACCCACAACAACCGCATCGATCTGGCCGGCGAGGGCCTGGACCTAGCGATCCGTTTCGGCGACGGCGACTGGCAGGGCCAGGCCTGCACGGCGATCCTCGATGCGCCGTTCGCACCGCTGTGCGCGCCGGCATTGGCGCGACGGCTGAAACAGCCACGCGACTTGGGCACGCTGCCGCTGCTGCGCTCCTACCGCAGCGACGAATGGCCGCGTTGGCTGCAGGCGGCAGGAGTGAGTGGCGTGGAAGCCCGTGGGCCGGTGTTCGATTCGTCGTTGACGGTGGCGATGGCCGCGGTCGGCGGTGCCGGCGTGGCGCTGCTGCCGCTGCGCATGTTCGAGCAGGAACTGGCTGAAGGCCGGTTGCTGCAGCCATTCAGCACCACGCTGGAACTGGGCCGCTATTGGCTGACCCGGCTGCGCTCGCGTGCCGAGCGCGAGCCAGCGAAGCGGTTCCGCGAGTGGTTGCAGGCGCAGGGATGA